A stretch of DNA from Nonlabens ponticola:
ATGGTCTCATGGGCGGCTTGAGTAATTTTCAAGGCGTTATTGATTTCTTTCCAGAAAAAAGGCTATCAGGTCATTGCGCCATCTTTACCACTTTACACCATGCCTCTGGTTAAAACTAGCGTAGGCACGTTTGCAAAACACATCAAGAAATTCATTGACCATCTAGGGTTGGAAGATGTCATTCTTTTAGGCAATTCGCTAGGCGGACACATTGGTTTAGTGACTACAAAACTGTATCCAGAAAAAATCAAAGCACTCGTTATTACTGGAAGTTCTGGTTTGTATGAAAGTGCTATGGGCGAGAGCTACCCTAAACGTGGTGACTATGAGTATATCAAGAAGAAGAGTGAAGATGTATTTTATGATCCTGCGGTAGCGACTAAGGAAATTGTAGATGAGGTTTTTGGAGTGGTGAACGATCGTAAAAAATTGATTAAAACCTTGGCCATTGCAAAAAGCGCCATACGCCACAACATGTCAAAGGACTTGCCTAACATGACTACGCCTACCTGTATCATTTGGGGAAAGCAGGATGGCGTAACGCCACCAGATGTTGCCATTGAGTTTGATGAAAAGCTACCTGACAGCAAACTGTACTGGATTGATAAGTGCGGCCACGCAGCGATGATGGAGCATCCAGACGAGTTCAACGAGGTGCTGTATAGCTGGTTGCAAGAGCGACAATTCTAGAGATTATTCTTTTACTTACTGAGTTATGAAAATCAACACGGCAGAGTTTGTTATATCCAATCAGGACGTATCAAAATGCCCTAAGAACCGTATACCTGAATATGCCTTTATAGGTAGATCCAATGTGGGTAAATCTTCTTGATCAATATGCTGGCAGACCCATAAAAATCTAGCCAAAACATCTGGAAGACCTGGAAAACAACAACTCATTAATCACTTCTTGATCAACAAGGAATGGTATCTGGTAGATCTACCAGGTTATGGATATGCACGAGTTTTCAAAGTCAATAAGAAGAAGTTCCAGAAATTCATTACGAATTATTTTGAGCAACGCGAGCAACTGGTAAGTGCATTTGTTCTTGTCGATATACGCCACGAGCCACAGCCTATTGACATGGAGTTCATGGAATACCTTGGTGTTAATGGCATACATTCAGTATTATATTTACTAAGGCTGATAAGTTGAAACCTAATGCAATAGATCGTAATGTAGAGGTCTACAAGAACATTTTGCTAGAAAGCATCTGGGAAGAGATACCACCTTACTTTATAACAAGCTCCAGCCATAAAACGGGTCGCGATGAGGTGCTTAACTACATCCAATCGATTAATGAGAACATGAATCAGTGATCGTTGATGGTATTCTTTCTTATATCCTTTAATAAGTACTCGATACCTTCAACTTTCATATCGCAAACGGTTTGAAGATATCTACCTAGCTTACCATCAGGAAATCCCTTGCGGCGATACCAGATATAATAAGGCTCTGGAATATCGCTCAAGAACTGTCCTTTGTATTTGCCATAAGGCATCTTGTACCATGCAAGTTCAACAAGCGACTTTGGATCTAGCAAATGTCGCTTTAGGAATCCTTCTTAAGATCCAGCTTCTCTGCAAAGTAGTCGCAAAAGTCAAGCATCGTATCACGCATCTTCTCATCGTTGGTTGCTCGATGATAGGTATCTGCCATGCTTACCAGTGTCTGGTGAAAGAAGACACGCATCTCGTCAACAGGCATATCCTTTGTCCATAAATCAATACGGAAGCTCTCTTTCTCGACGCTATCCCACATGGATACCATCATGGCTTTTGAAACGGCAGTATCACGCCACCATCTGGCGCGCTCCACACGATGTTCTCGGGAACTCGATTCTCATCCAGCTCAATTCCTATACGTATCTCTGATCTTTTGCTCTTCTTACTCATTACTATCTTGCTGGTTTATATTTTGAATCGTTGAATAAAGTCGTTGCTGGCACACTAATTAAATCTTCTAGCTGTATAACGTTGTTATCCATATAAGCTGATACGATCTTGTAACCTATGAATCGTGCAATCGCACCTGGAGTCTGGTTATCTATTTCTAGATAAAATTTAGAAAAAGGTCCAGGTGCCATAAATCTAGCTTGTAACTGTTGGTCGGTGCTGTACAACACATCATTATCAATGAAGTATCGCCACACTTGTTCCTCGCTATTGACCGCAAAATCATATTTCTCTTGAGAATATCCCAATCGATATGAAGCTGCCGTAGTTGGCGCAAATTGTTCCTGCAGGTACAGCAACTTACCGTGATAAATCATCTGGTCTAGAAATGTGCGGCCTTGAGCTGGTGGCACAAATAGTTGTGCATACTCCATGGCAACATCAGGTACGATATTCTCGGGATTCATGCGAGCAGTTTTGTACCTACTTATACCAGCATAAAGTTCATGGTCGCTGCCCAGATAGTTATCGATACCTATGATAAGATATTGCGGCGTGGCTACTACATTAAGATCGTCATCAACTTCAGTCAAGACAGTGACGACATTAGTCTCTTTAAATTCTGGAAAGTAATACTTGACATGGCGCATCACATCTTCTACCTCATCCTGTAGTTGATCGTATTTAAAATCGGCCTCATTCACGGCATTCATGAGTAGATTGTGGATGGTGTCGCGACCTTGAAGTTTTGCTAGCCAGATGCTATCGGGAACTGATGCAGGAAAAAAAAACCGGATACTCACTTTGAAAAGTTGGTAATTCTGCGGGTTTTAAATTGTCAAACTCTTGATGAAATTTGATAAACTCAACTTGCAATGGGATATTTGATATCTCGGCTTCTTGTTTGCTTGAAGATGTGCATGAGGATAACGCTTTCGCGAAAGCTAACACTACAAAAACCCTTAGCATCTTGTTAATCATAAGAACGTTGAAAAGAGATTGAATATTTTTACAAAAATACGATTATGAAGGTAGATCTAGTAGCACAGGCTATTGCAAAATGGCTTAAAGATTATGCTGATAACGCAGGCGTCAAAGGATATGTTGTTGGAGTAAGCGGTGGTATTGATAGCGCGGTGACCTCATCTCTTTGCGCACTAACAGGGCTGGATGTCTTGTGCGTTGAGATGCCTATACATCAGCATAAAGATCATGTAACGCGTGCGCAGGAACATATCAAACAACTCAAAGCGCGATTTGACAACGTGCGTGACGTGCGCAGTGACCTTACACCAGTATTTGACAGTTTTATAGCTGCCATGCCTGAGAGTGAGATGAATGACCTGGTGGCACTAACCCAAGGAAACACGAGAGCACGATTAAGAATGACTACACTTTATTATCACGCAGGGATCAATGGACTATTAGTCGCAGGTACGGGAAATAAAGTAGAAGATTTTGGTGTAGGATTTTACACCAAATACGGTGATGGTGGCGTCGATGTAAGTCCCATTGCCGATTTATTAAAAAGTCAAGTATATAAATTAGGAAATATTTACAGGTTCCTGAAAGCATCATGACTGCAGCTCCCAGCGACGGACTTTATGGTGCAGAAAAAACCGATGAAGACCAGATAGGCGCGAGTTATGATGAGCTTGAATGGGCTATGAAACAAGTAGATAAGGATAAAACTGTAGATGCTTTTAAAGGACGTGAAAGAGAAGTCTTAAACATATATTTAACGTTGAATAGACGTAACCAGCACAAGATGAAACCTATACCTGTTTGGGAATTTCCAACTCAATTACAATAAGTTTAACCATAAAGTGCTGTGAAGTACGTATTTACCTACGAATATTAACGGTAAAAAGTGTTTATTGATTCTATCTTTGTATCAAACAAATGTTCATGAAAGTTCTTTTGGCAGATCATCATCCTCTATTTAGGCGTGTATCAAAAGCATGATGAAAAGCAGTAAGAAATTCAACTTTAAAGGTAAGGTTGAAGATGGACGTTTCTTGATATCTGAAATTCAAAAATTATCTCCAGACATTCTTGTTCTTGAAGTTGATCTACCTAACTCTAATGGAGTAGGCGTTCTAAGAGAATTGAGAACCGAGTTTCCAGATCTTAAAGTACTAGTAGTAAGCTGTCATCCAGAAGAGATTTATGCTCATTCATCCATAAAAGCTGGAGCTAACGGGTACATTGCCAAAACAAGATCAGTCAAGGAAGTGAAAAAAGCTTTTGAGACTGTTGCAGCTGGGAAGAAATTTCTATCAGAGAATATTAAAAGAAAAGAAAGCAATAAAGCCACTAGCGCTGAAGTGCTGAGATTTAAAACACTTTCTACCAGAGAGATTGAGGTCCTTAACCTACTTTCAAGAGGTAAGCGCAATAAAGAGATCGCTCAATCACTAGCCATCAATGAGAAAACTGTAAGTACTTATAAGACTCGTTTACTCAAAAAGTTGAATGTAGATAACATTGCAGAGCTGATCCACCAGTCTCGATTGTTGCAAATTACCAACTAGATTACCCTATTCAATCGTTTACCTAGATCACGATAAAGAGCTTGATAGTTCTTTATTTGTGTTAATACTTCGAGATTAGAAGCTTCTGGATCGCTGGATATATCATCCATAGCAGCATTCACTTTCTTATCAATCAATAACCTACGGAAGTTTAGAATCGTTTCAGTCAAATACCGACTAATCATATCTTCTTTTTGAGTGACAAAAATTTGCTTGTCTTCCCAACGACTCAATGCATGTCTATCTTCATCCATAATGAGATCTGCTACCAGTTGTGCTTCTTGATCATCAAGCTCTGTCATGACGATGTTCATATCAATCTTGCCTTGCAGCAGCATCATATCGATGAGCTTAGGATAAAGATTCTTGAAGTAAGTATTGCTGAACTCAAACTCATCAGACTGTAGTTCTAGAAACATTTTTTCATACACTGGTCGCTCAGACTTCATCTGTTCCATCTCAATTTCACCTTCTACGCTATCTTGATAAAACACCTCTTCAAACACCTCGCTGCGATCACCATACATGAGTAAGATTTTGATGAGCGTGCGCTCCAGTACTTCTCTTCTATCGACAGTCTCGCTGGCTACGGTCTCTACTTTTTTGAGTCTATCGACCTCTTTATCGCGACGCTGTTTATCTCTTGTTTGCGTTACGGATGCGTTGCGCACCTGGGCGAGAGTCGAGAACAGCACGTCTTCTCCTATTTCAAGGATCTCAGCACTTTCTCGCACAAATATCTCTCGTGAGATATCGTCTGGTATTTTGGCAATGCTTTGTACGATCTCGCGTATCATACTTGCCTTTTTTATGGGATCGCCTGCAGCCTCATCCTTGAGCAAGCTGGATTTGAACCTGATAAAATCTACCGCATTCTCACTTAAAAATTCCTGTATCTCGCTTTGTGTGTGAGATTTTGCAAAACTATCTGGATCTTCTCCTTCAGGAAACGTGCATACGCGCACATTCATCCCAGCTTCAAGAATAAGGTCAATACCACGTATAGCGCGCGCATTCCAGCGGCATCACCATCATATAAAACAGTGATGTTTTTAGTAAGTCTGCTTATGAGCCTTATCTGGTCTGTCGTGAGCGCTGTACCAGAGCTGGATACCACATTTTGAACGCCAGCCTGATAGAGCTGGATGACATCCGTATAGCCTTCAACTAGATAACATAGGTCCTCTTTGGCAATCGCCTGTTTTGCTTCATAGATGCCGTACAGTACTTTGGACTTGTCATAGATCTCACTTTGCGGCGAGTTGAGATATTTCGCTGCTTTTTTTGAACTGTCTAATATCCTGCCGCCAAAACCCAGCACACGACCCGACATACTGCGTATAGGAAA
This window harbors:
- a CDS encoding LuxR C-terminal-related transcriptional regulator; this translates as MKSSKKFNFKGKVEDGRFLISEIQKLSPDILVLEVDLPNSNGVGVLRELRTEFPDLKVLVVSCHPEEIYAHSSIKAGANGYIAKTRSVKEVKKAFETVAAGKKFLSENIKRKESNKATSAEVLRFKTLSTREIEVLNLLSRGKRNKEIAQSLAINEKTVSTYKTRLLKKLNVDNIAELIHQSRLLQITN
- a CDS encoding DUF3820 family protein; translation: MLDPKSLVELAWYKMPYGKYKGQFLSDIPEPYYIWYRRKGFPDGKLGRYLQTVCDMKVEGIEYLLKDIRKNTINDH
- the gldB gene encoding gliding motility lipoprotein GldB encodes the protein MSIRFFFPASVPDSIWLAKLQGRDTIHNLLMNAVNEADFKYDQLQDEVEDVMRHVKYYFPEFKETNVVTVLTEVDDDLNVVATPQYLIIGIDNYLGSDHELYAGISRYKTARMNPENIVPDVAMEYAQLFVPPAQGRTFLDQMIYHGKLLYLQEQFAPTTAASYRLGYSQEKYDFAVNSEEQVWRYFIDNDVLYSTDQQLQARFMAPGPFSKFYLEIDNQTPGAIARFIGYKIVSAYMDNNVIQLEDLISVPATTLFNDSKYKPAR